From Solibacillus isronensis, the proteins below share one genomic window:
- a CDS encoding LysM peptidoglycan-binding domain-containing protein codes for MTKEDYREKVEEHRQEIDLHNESGTKMSRVSRHRKKNGKKQTNPIMTVLTVVLIFIPLVILAYVWLIYEPNTSASENVNADKKDDLVVEIQKQDPKTQPSATNDDEEKEETNDDNTAEVDEAKAKAEKAAEEAKKAEAKIAKEKAEKEAAEIKKAEQAQKAAAAKAKEQEAKKKAAQAQQKTHTVQSTDNLYRIALKYYGNGGPEYVNKIKAANNLSSDSIATGQVLVIVP; via the coding sequence ATGACAAAAGAAGATTACCGGGAGAAGGTAGAGGAGCATCGTCAAGAGATTGACCTACATAACGAGTCAGGTACAAAAATGTCACGTGTTAGCCGACATCGAAAGAAAAACGGAAAAAAACAAACAAACCCGATTATGACGGTTTTAACAGTTGTCTTAATTTTTATTCCATTAGTTATTTTAGCTTATGTGTGGTTGATCTATGAACCGAATACATCTGCAAGTGAAAACGTAAATGCGGATAAGAAGGACGACTTAGTAGTGGAGATTCAAAAACAGGATCCGAAAACACAGCCATCTGCTACTAACGATGACGAAGAAAAAGAAGAAACAAATGATGACAATACGGCCGAAGTGGATGAGGCTAAAGCTAAAGCGGAAAAAGCTGCTGAAGAAGCGAAAAAGGCGGAAGCAAAAATCGCAAAAGAAAAAGCGGAAAAAGAAGCAGCGGAAATAAAAAAGGCGGAACAAGCACAGAAGGCAGCGGCGGCTAAAGCGAAAGAGCAGGAAGCGAAGAAAAAAGCTGCTCAAGCACAGCAAAAAACGCATACTGTACAATCGACTGACAATTTATACCGCATTGCATTAAAGTACTACGGTAATGGTGGTCCTGAATATGTTAATAAAATAAAAGCTGCCAACAATTTATCATCCGACAGTATTGCGACAGGGCAAGTTTTAGTAATTGTTCCATAA
- a CDS encoding RecQ family ATP-dependent DNA helicase — MNLQSALKRYFGYDAFRPGQEEIINNIIAGKDVVAILPTGMGKSLCYQLPGYLFQKPVLIVSPLLSLMQDQVDQLKQMGEKRVVALNSFLTPDQKRYALHYLEEYRFIFVSPEMLLQPQVKARIQGMELSLIVADEAHCISQWGFDFRPDYLRIGEILSESKRPPILALSATATDTVLADIQSYLKMNSPFHYMHDVNRENIHLVKKLFSEREEKMEWIIEHVKNTAGPGIIYTQSRSKAEAISLQLLQQNISAAAYHAGKEAQDRQFIQQQFLAGQLEWIVATNAFGMGVHKENVRQVIHETMPATLSNYMQEIGRAGRDGKKAVAFLLYCDGDEQFAKFIASEDLPKNIHVDRFAEVIAAGEQPQSLLANGEMSEVVFRVLSYWLARESAEEVKSRMLNLQIKKFEEVRLVLKLIEHSDCMRKQVVQYFGQQLTEQQENCCSNCGIDLSQLVEERDISKTMIKMTNWQHRLKKILLINS, encoded by the coding sequence ATGAATTTACAAAGTGCCTTAAAGCGATATTTCGGCTATGATGCATTCCGTCCAGGACAAGAAGAGATCATTAACAATATTATTGCTGGTAAAGATGTTGTTGCCATTTTACCAACCGGGATGGGGAAATCCCTTTGTTACCAGCTGCCGGGCTATTTATTTCAAAAACCGGTCCTTATTGTGTCGCCGCTTTTATCGCTCATGCAAGACCAGGTCGATCAGTTAAAGCAAATGGGGGAAAAGCGGGTTGTGGCATTGAATTCCTTTTTAACTCCAGACCAGAAAAGGTATGCCCTACACTATTTGGAAGAATACCGATTTATTTTCGTATCTCCTGAAATGCTGTTGCAGCCTCAAGTAAAGGCGAGAATCCAAGGAATGGAACTTTCATTAATTGTTGCGGATGAAGCACATTGCATTTCACAGTGGGGATTTGATTTTCGTCCGGACTATTTACGGATTGGCGAAATATTATCGGAATCGAAGCGTCCGCCAATCCTTGCGTTATCAGCGACAGCAACAGATACGGTTTTGGCAGATATCCAGTCTTATTTAAAAATGAATTCACCTTTTCACTATATGCATGATGTAAACAGGGAAAATATTCATCTAGTAAAAAAACTGTTCTCAGAGCGTGAGGAAAAGATGGAATGGATTATTGAACATGTTAAAAATACAGCCGGCCCGGGCATAATTTATACACAATCCCGGTCAAAAGCAGAGGCGATCAGTTTACAGCTTCTACAGCAAAATATTTCGGCGGCTGCTTATCATGCCGGGAAGGAAGCGCAGGACCGTCAGTTTATACAGCAGCAATTTTTAGCGGGTCAGCTTGAATGGATTGTTGCGACAAATGCATTTGGTATGGGTGTCCATAAAGAGAACGTCCGTCAAGTCATTCATGAAACAATGCCTGCAACGTTGTCGAATTATATGCAGGAAATTGGGCGGGCAGGTCGCGATGGCAAGAAAGCTGTAGCCTTTTTGTTATATTGTGATGGTGATGAGCAATTTGCAAAGTTTATCGCTTCAGAAGATTTGCCTAAAAATATACATGTTGACCGATTCGCAGAAGTGATAGCAGCCGGGGAGCAGCCGCAGTCATTACTTGCAAACGGAGAAATGTCAGAAGTGGTTTTCCGTGTTTTAAGTTATTGGCTGGCACGTGAATCAGCCGAGGAAGTAAAGAGCCGGATGCTGAATTTACAGATTAAGAAATTTGAAGAAGTCCGACTTGTATTAAAGCTTATTGAACATTCGGATTGTATGCGAAAGCAAGTAGTTCAGTACTTTGGTCAGCAATTAACAGAGCAGCAGGAAAATTGTTGTTCCAACTGTGGGATCGACCTGTCTCAACTTGTTGAAGAGAGAGATATTTCAAAAACTATGATTAAAATGACAAATTGGCAACACCGTCTCAAGAAAATATTGTTAATAAACTCTTAA